In a single window of the Melioribacteraceae bacterium genome:
- a CDS encoding cytochrome c has product MNKNQKIEEEIDFKGLIKNPIRLFGWFFPYFFILMLVLGIYFVKKLPAVSLNDQPVGLIDSTLLKTDVPLKKGGLMPAVDLALVMKPDEAFISKGKELYDANCQSCHGANGLGDGTAGAMLNPKPRNFHDKEGWTNGRSFDMLYKTLQEGIIKNGMAAYEYLSPADRFAIILYLRTFAEYPEIKESEITSLDAEYKLSAGTLVPNTIPVSIAMEKLTSEFKIKEETFNSFREKVYQSEEQIAVLVQSLISDEQKVITTILNSDFASPDAFVETIGKNPISYGFTVKVLHLSKDDLRIAFDFLKKALS; this is encoded by the coding sequence ATGAACAAAAATCAAAAAATTGAAGAAGAGATAGACTTTAAAGGATTAATAAAAAATCCAATAAGATTATTCGGCTGGTTTTTCCCCTACTTTTTTATTCTGATGTTAGTATTAGGGATCTACTTCGTAAAGAAATTACCTGCCGTTTCACTAAATGATCAACCCGTAGGCTTGATTGATTCAACACTTTTGAAAACTGATGTTCCCCTAAAAAAGGGGGGATTAATGCCAGCTGTAGATTTAGCTCTTGTAATGAAACCTGATGAAGCATTTATTTCAAAAGGTAAAGAATTATATGACGCTAATTGTCAATCATGCCATGGTGCAAATGGATTGGGTGATGGTACAGCGGGCGCAATGCTAAACCCAAAGCCAAGAAATTTTCATGATAAAGAGGGATGGACTAACGGAAGATCTTTTGATATGCTTTACAAAACATTGCAGGAGGGAATAATCAAAAATGGAATGGCCGCTTACGAATATCTCTCACCGGCAGACCGTTTTGCAATCATTTTATATTTGAGGACATTTGCTGAATATCCTGAAATAAAAGAATCTGAAATTACTTCTCTCGACGCAGAATATAAATTATCGGCAGGCACTCTTGTTCCAAACACTATTCCAGTTTCTATTGCAATGGAGAAACTCACTTCTGAATTTAAAATAAAAGAAGAGACTTTTAATAGTTTTAGAGAAAAAGTTTATCAATCAGAAGAACAGATTGCGGTTTTAGTTCAATCATTAATTAGTGATGAGCAAAAAGTAATCACTACCATATTAAATAGTGATTTCGCTTCGCCGGATGCATTCGTTGAAACTATTGGAAAAAATCCCATCAGTTATGGTTTTACAGTTAAAGTATTACATCTGAGTAAAGATGATTTACGTATAGCTTTTGATTTCTTAAAAAAAGCTCTTTCATAA
- a CDS encoding SCO family protein codes for MLKKTLNTFLLLKLITAVTFSQQINVGIDEKLGDYLPKDAIVVTSDNDTVKLGSLINKPLILAFVYYECPGLCNPLQSEIAWIIGKMDLVPGVDYKVISLSFDHHEKSEIAARWKNNYIPTIKRKIDPNDWLFLTADSININKITQAAGFYFKPDDKEFTHAGAIIAISPEGKISRYIFGTQYNPFDVKMALLDAGSGKTKPTINKVLEFCFSYDPEGRQYTLNVTRIIGTVMLLGVGIFFGVLLFKKKKNSMNEGADING; via the coding sequence ATGTTAAAAAAAACCTTAAATACCTTTTTGCTATTGAAACTCATTACTGCAGTAACATTTTCTCAACAGATAAATGTTGGCATTGATGAAAAATTAGGGGATTATCTACCAAAGGATGCAATAGTTGTCACATCAGATAATGATACTGTAAAACTGGGATCATTAATAAATAAGCCATTGATTTTAGCGTTTGTTTATTATGAATGTCCCGGTTTATGCAATCCACTTCAATCCGAAATAGCATGGATTATTGGAAAGATGGATTTGGTACCGGGTGTTGATTATAAAGTAATATCACTCAGCTTTGATCACCACGAAAAAAGTGAAATAGCTGCAAGGTGGAAAAACAACTACATACCTACTATCAAAAGAAAAATTGATCCAAACGATTGGCTTTTTTTAACGGCTGATAGCATTAATATAAATAAGATTACTCAAGCAGCCGGTTTCTATTTCAAACCTGATGATAAAGAGTTTACGCATGCCGGAGCAATTATTGCTATTTCTCCGGAGGGGAAAATATCACGATATATTTTTGGTACTCAGTACAATCCTTTTGATGTAAAAATGGCGTTGCTTGATGCCGGCAGCGGAAAAACTAAACCAACTATAAATAAAGTTTTAGAATTTTGTTTTAGTTATGATCCTGAAGGAAGACAGTATACCCTAAATGTTACAAGAATAATTGGAACTGTAATGCTTTTAGGCGTAGGTATATTTTTTGGAGTGTTATTATTTAAGAAAAAGAAAAATTCAATGAATGAAGGAGCTGATATAAATGGCTAA